In one Umezawaea sp. Da 62-37 genomic region, the following are encoded:
- a CDS encoding ISAs1 family transposase: protein MPSSLITALTVTTPSAGGSPPPVTDGEHGGLLDALAKVPDPRDPRGIRYPLSALLTVAVCAVLAGASSFAAITDWIHDLDGHARRRLGFERIPAGTTMWRLLTRLDADLLAAVLAGWLTTRARQSSPTRPRRYRHVIAVDGKTLRGARLDDGRQVHLLSALDTGTGIVLAQVTVDAKSNEIPAFTPLLDAVHKVMGTLTDTVFVADALHTQTGHAQQVAAYGAHLITAVKGNQPKLFAQLKSLPWPQIPAGDRTRDRGHGRRETRTVKAVTPHIPGGILFPHAEQAIRITRSRTTNAKTTRETAYFTVSLPTGDALPSDLQDWIRREWLIENQIHHVRDVTFREDAHQARTGTGPAVIATLRNTAIGWHRTNGDTNIARALRRANRRSHDLITAVTSTYPTTQ, encoded by the coding sequence ATGCCATCATCTCTCATCACCGCACTGACCGTCACGACACCCTCCGCCGGCGGCTCACCGCCGCCTGTCACCGATGGTGAGCATGGCGGTCTGCTGGACGCCTTGGCGAAGGTCCCGGATCCGCGTGACCCGCGCGGGATCCGTTACCCGTTGTCCGCGCTGCTCACGGTCGCGGTCTGCGCGGTCCTGGCCGGAGCGTCGTCATTCGCGGCGATCACCGACTGGATACACGATCTCGACGGTCATGCCCGTCGCAGGCTCGGCTTCGAGCGCATCCCCGCCGGCACAACGATGTGGCGGCTGCTGACCCGCCTCGACGCCGACCTGCTGGCCGCCGTCCTCGCCGGTTGGCTCACCACCCGCGCTCGGCAATCATCACCGACCCGACCACGCCGATACCGCCATGTCATCGCCGTGGACGGCAAGACCCTGCGCGGCGCCCGCCTCGACGACGGCCGCCAGGTCCATCTGCTCTCCGCACTGGACACCGGCACCGGCATCGTCCTGGCCCAGGTCACCGTGGACGCGAAATCGAACGAGATCCCCGCGTTCACACCACTTCTCGACGCCGTCCACAAGGTCATGGGCACCCTGACGGACACCGTGTTCGTCGCCGACGCCCTGCACACCCAAACCGGCCACGCCCAGCAGGTCGCCGCCTACGGAGCCCACCTGATAACCGCGGTCAAGGGCAACCAACCGAAGTTGTTCGCCCAACTTAAATCCCTGCCCTGGCCCCAGATCCCAGCCGGGGACCGCACCCGCGACCGTGGTCACGGACGCCGCGAGACCCGCACCGTCAAAGCCGTCACCCCGCACATCCCCGGCGGCATCCTGTTCCCCCACGCCGAACAGGCCATCCGGATCACCCGCAGCCGCACCACCAACGCGAAGACCACCCGCGAAACGGCCTACTTCACCGTGTCCCTGCCCACCGGCGACGCCCTGCCTTCTGATCTGCAGGACTGGATCCGCCGCGAATGGCTCATCGAGAACCAGATCCACCACGTCCGCGACGTCACGTTCCGTGAAGACGCACATCAGGCCCGGACAGGCACCGGCCCCGCCGTCATCGCGACCCTGCGCAACACCGCGATCGGCTGGCACCGCACCAACGGCGACACCAACATCGCCCGCGCCCTCCGACGCGCCAACCGCCGATCACACGACCTGATCACCGCCGTCACCAGCACCTACCCCACAACGCAATGA
- a CDS encoding cold-shock protein → MGLLGTVNWYEPGKGYGFASPDGGGADIFVHSSAIVTGGVLTEGQRVAFLIVEGERGPQAGHVIPLGAGASSPAAAGIADGADGTVAWYDEDKGFGFINPDTGAGDVFVHAQALAEGLTWLAEGDRVAYEVASGDKGPQARDVHLVQAAEPQTAPQRSAPAAAAGPAARDVPVRGGEGVVARYDGDRGFGFITPDAGGDDLFAHVSVIMGSEPLQKGDRVRYAVRQSDRGPQADRIERL, encoded by the coding sequence GTGGGCCTGCTCGGCACCGTCAACTGGTACGAGCCGGGCAAGGGGTACGGCTTCGCGTCGCCGGACGGCGGCGGCGCCGACATCTTCGTGCACAGCTCCGCCATCGTGACCGGCGGCGTGCTCACCGAGGGGCAGCGGGTGGCCTTCCTGATCGTCGAAGGCGAGCGCGGCCCGCAGGCCGGGCACGTGATCCCGCTGGGAGCAGGGGCCAGCTCACCCGCCGCGGCTGGTATCGCGGACGGTGCCGACGGCACGGTGGCCTGGTACGACGAGGACAAGGGCTTCGGCTTCATCAACCCCGATACCGGCGCCGGGGACGTCTTCGTTCACGCCCAGGCCCTGGCCGAGGGGCTGACGTGGCTCGCGGAGGGCGACCGCGTCGCCTACGAGGTGGCTAGTGGAGACAAGGGCCCGCAGGCCCGCGACGTGCACTTGGTCCAAGCCGCCGAGCCCCAGACGGCGCCGCAGCGGTCGGCACCTGCCGCGGCCGCAGGGCCGGCCGCGCGGGACGTGCCCGTACGAGGCGGCGAGGGCGTCGTCGCGCGCTACGACGGCGACCGCGGCTTCGGCTTCATCACCCCGGACGCAGGCGGCGACGATCTCTTCGCCCACGTGTCCGTGATCATGGGGTCGGAGCCGCTGCAGAAGGGTGACCGGGTCCGGTACGCGGTGCGTCAGAGCGACCGGGGCCCGCAGGCCGACCGCATCGAACGCCTCTGA
- a CDS encoding ATP-binding protein, whose translation MRSQGRAVGSPSDTPSFETRSKYLDGLGEGLGAGEPLCLIGDSGTGKSHLLIGLGTAATQQGSPVHYTLATKLVNELVEAADERRLTKTIARYGRVDLLCIDDARLQGTRPLRRRTALPGPHRTRGDQLHHHRL comes from the coding sequence GTGCGGAGCCAGGGGCGGGCCGTTGGTTCACCTAGCGACACGCCGAGTTTTGAGACCAGGTCTAAATACCTTGATGGTCTGGGCGAAGGCTTGGGTGCCGGCGAGCCGCTCTGCCTGATCGGCGACTCCGGCACCGGCAAGTCTCACCTGCTCATCGGCCTGGGCACCGCCGCCACCCAGCAAGGGTCCCCCGTCCATTACACCCTGGCCACGAAGCTGGTCAACGAACTGGTGGAGGCCGCCGACGAACGCCGGCTCACCAAGACCATCGCCCGCTACGGCCGCGTCGACCTGCTCTGCATCGACGATGCTCGGCTACAGGGAACTCGACCGCTGCGGCGTCGAACCGCTCTTCCAGGGCCTCACCGAACGCGAGGAGATCAACTCCATCACCATCGCCTCTAA
- a CDS encoding ATP-binding protein, giving the protein MLGYRELDRCGVEPLFQGLTEREEINSITIASNQLSSGWTRTFTDPRLRTAIIDRLVFAGNVLDTGTTSYRLAHARSATTHRADTVGGS; this is encoded by the coding sequence ATGCTCGGCTACAGGGAACTCGACCGCTGCGGCGTCGAACCGCTCTTCCAGGGCCTCACCGAACGCGAGGAGATCAACTCCATCACCATCGCCTCTAACCAGCTTTCCTCCGGCTGGACCCGCACCTTCACCGACCCACGTCTCCGCACCGCGATCATCGACCGACTCGTCTTCGCCGGCAACGTCCTTGATACCGGCACCACCTCCTACCGACTCGCCCACGCCCGGTCGGCGACCACGCACCGAGCCGACACTGTCGGTGGGAGCTGA
- a CDS encoding transposase yields MIRALPDLDIATVTVLGVDDFALRRGHHCGTVLIDMDTHQPVDVLLDREAATFAAWLAEHPGTTVVCRDRAGAYAEGARTGTRDAIQVADRWHLWHNLTGYVDKTVAAHHRCLREPHISPEAPVEVEVVDLAQTAEVAHAERAEQSALVVRTKDRYEAVQALKAQGLGIKTIKRELGLAKETVRRFYRAASVEELLAKPRAGRPSKLDEYKCYLHQRWNDGCTNVLQLHREITAAGYRGHTARCGTTSPPSVLCEPHHRRKQGGHQCRCRLGHRWSVRGRRGIRRPRLPVTRSAASPPAPWSHQPPHQ; encoded by the coding sequence TTGATCCGCGCGCTGCCCGATCTCGACATTGCCACGGTCACCGTTCTGGGTGTCGACGACTTCGCCCTGCGCCGGGGCCATCATTGCGGCACCGTTCTGATCGACATGGACACCCATCAGCCGGTCGACGTGCTGCTGGACCGGGAAGCCGCAACCTTCGCCGCCTGGCTGGCCGAACATCCCGGCACCACGGTCGTGTGTCGGGACCGGGCCGGGGCCTACGCCGAAGGCGCCCGCACCGGTACACGCGACGCCATCCAAGTTGCCGATCGCTGGCACCTCTGGCACAACCTGACCGGATACGTCGACAAGACCGTCGCCGCCCACCACCGCTGCCTGCGTGAGCCGCACATCTCGCCGGAGGCCCCGGTCGAGGTGGAAGTTGTTGACCTCGCCCAGACGGCCGAGGTCGCTCACGCCGAACGGGCAGAGCAGTCCGCCCTGGTCGTGCGCACCAAGGATCGCTATGAGGCTGTTCAGGCATTGAAGGCCCAAGGGTTGGGCATCAAGACCATCAAGCGGGAACTCGGGCTGGCCAAGGAAACAGTTCGCCGCTTCTACCGCGCCGCGAGCGTCGAGGAACTGCTGGCCAAACCCCGCGCCGGGCGCCCGAGCAAGCTCGACGAGTACAAGTGCTACCTGCACCAGCGTTGGAACGACGGATGCACCAACGTCCTGCAACTGCACCGCGAGATCACCGCCGCCGGATACCGCGGACATACAGCTCGGTGCGGGACTACCTCGCCCCCTTCCGTGCTCTGCGAGCCGCACCACCGACGAAAGCAGGGAGGCCATCAATGCCGTTGCCGCCTTGGACACCGATGGAGCGTGCGCGGTCGACGCGGCATTCGTCGACCGCGCTTGCCAGTCACCCGCTCAGCAGCCAGTCCACCAGCGCCTTGGTCGCACCAGCCACCACACCAGTGA
- a CDS encoding tetratricopeptide repeat protein, whose product MELLLQTSFREKFAAQLVDMHVAAGRPTYQALVAYNRATAPEILRGRLNRSTLSELLNAKFVRPPDWQVIEAFVDGCHALGRDASGKQWPLLRPLTDLALWRFRHTVLIEGLALSSTGHTAPSLEPPYQSLPRGAPDVWLLQPRFGVVPYLGRTGLLDDLAAWCQNDRPFAIATVSGDGGSGKSRLAAHLCARLSGWTAGWVTSKEMLEEFTPETPALLVIDYPERFLPVLGPVLEGFALRLTGPPVRVLLLDRTPAVQSHWWTEVERTGHGTASLFTTLHIDLSRHALHPDEKREHAEAAVRAFAEHLEVKVPDVPDVTGEEFVNPLLVHVAALLAVRGEGGGPNVLAHLLTREQARWTRLLSVHQLGDLHHAHAVRAVVLALLTGPSAREIRDVLAALPEFAGLAQAERRGRIGYWLAELYPGASVLGSFGPDLLVEELLDSTVRIGPDLDEVVAAAHLVDERCRARLLNTLSLAAVHRPAVHGVLQRHLVANLSELVRQALDEPDGVLAAAADSALVLCEEQRDAGQELIRACAALQDLPRHHEHGAQLLCTTLRLALPLVRASIERDPSGDTTPLASVLQALSYRCTEAGRHEDALAAMQECVALRRRDPDRNPRMLAIGLDWLASALLALGRRSEALAAAEEGVALVRHTGDGQELATALNRLSCALFELGRHQEALEADDEALSILRVCAEDGPQHDLLSIVLSNRGAILNSLRRYEEAMDAIAEADRLREWRADQQPTNLNNAASVDVALGRYEQALTSAERAVEVSRRMAGLNPRRHRITLIHALDQLAHVQLRLVRSDVAVTAIQEAVGLGRQGTRVELITALARSVDVLVKIDRYADALPVCREAVTLLRASVEAEPGSLSMLVETLIKLSEVLHALNRPVDALDAARTAVELTSRFDLAEALAKGGALINLGDRYASLDRSAEALEHTVAGAELLLSVGHSAALVSALTRLASLHLKLEHRDEASAVVAEAVRIGRTITLIEPSDLGFALCLLGEIRLDSGDAEQATAAFTEAVRLCAIHAEAGRRRMAALASAFHGLVNAQIATGHYDQAADNCQRAVELYERLASVDEEYLLGVVGSSRDLHSILIRLGRVDEAVPVAYRKAEAVRHLAYREHRFSELLQGSYMDLIATLRLAGHFDLTEPVDYRPHRPA is encoded by the coding sequence GTGGAACTCCTCTTGCAGACTTCGTTCCGCGAGAAGTTCGCCGCGCAGTTGGTCGATATGCATGTGGCGGCGGGTAGACCGACCTACCAGGCGCTGGTGGCGTACAACCGCGCCACCGCTCCGGAGATCCTGCGCGGCCGGCTCAACCGATCAACCTTGAGCGAGCTGCTCAACGCCAAGTTCGTGCGTCCACCGGACTGGCAGGTCATCGAGGCATTCGTGGACGGCTGCCACGCCCTGGGCCGCGACGCGTCCGGGAAGCAGTGGCCGCTGCTGCGCCCGCTGACCGATCTGGCCCTGTGGAGGTTTCGGCACACCGTCTTGATCGAAGGGCTGGCGCTGTCGAGCACCGGACACACGGCTCCGTCCCTCGAACCCCCCTACCAGTCATTGCCGCGGGGTGCGCCGGACGTGTGGCTGCTCCAGCCGCGTTTCGGAGTTGTGCCGTACCTGGGTCGTACCGGGTTGCTGGATGACCTGGCGGCGTGGTGCCAGAATGATCGGCCGTTCGCCATCGCGACTGTCTCGGGTGACGGCGGCTCCGGGAAGAGCAGACTCGCAGCCCATCTGTGCGCCCGGCTAAGCGGCTGGACCGCCGGGTGGGTCACCTCCAAGGAGATGTTGGAGGAGTTCACGCCGGAAACACCCGCCTTGCTCGTGATCGACTACCCCGAGCGGTTCCTCCCCGTGCTCGGGCCGGTGCTGGAGGGGTTCGCACTACGGTTGACAGGGCCGCCAGTACGGGTGCTGCTGCTCGATCGCACGCCTGCGGTGCAGTCCCACTGGTGGACCGAGGTGGAGCGAACTGGTCACGGGACAGCGTCGTTGTTCACCACGCTGCACATCGATCTGAGCCGACATGCGCTGCACCCGGACGAAAAGCGCGAACACGCCGAAGCCGCAGTGCGCGCCTTCGCCGAGCACCTTGAGGTCAAGGTTCCCGATGTTCCCGATGTGACGGGGGAGGAGTTCGTCAACCCATTGCTGGTGCACGTGGCCGCCCTGTTAGCGGTTCGGGGTGAGGGCGGCGGGCCCAACGTGCTGGCGCACCTTCTCACGCGGGAGCAGGCCCGGTGGACTCGGCTGCTTTCCGTACACCAACTTGGCGACCTGCACCACGCCCATGCCGTGCGCGCCGTGGTCCTCGCACTGCTCACTGGACCATCAGCTAGAGAAATTCGGGATGTGCTCGCTGCGTTGCCGGAGTTCGCCGGACTTGCGCAGGCGGAGCGGCGTGGCCGGATCGGCTACTGGTTGGCCGAGCTCTACCCAGGTGCGTCTGTGCTCGGATCATTCGGGCCGGACCTGCTAGTCGAGGAACTGCTCGACAGCACGGTTCGTATCGGGCCCGACCTCGATGAGGTGGTCGCGGCCGCGCATTTGGTCGATGAGCGCTGCCGCGCCCGACTGCTGAACACTTTGTCGTTGGCCGCCGTGCACCGCCCTGCCGTGCACGGGGTGCTGCAGCGACACCTCGTGGCGAACTTGTCAGAATTGGTGCGCCAAGCGCTCGACGAGCCGGACGGTGTGCTGGCGGCCGCTGCGGATAGTGCGCTCGTGCTGTGCGAAGAACAACGGGATGCCGGGCAGGAACTCATCAGGGCCTGCGCCGCACTGCAAGATCTGCCCCGACACCACGAACACGGCGCACAACTGCTCTGCACGACGCTGAGGTTGGCGCTGCCCCTCGTCCGCGCTTCGATCGAACGTGATCCCAGCGGGGACACCACCCCCTTGGCTTCGGTGTTGCAAGCGCTGAGCTACCGCTGCACGGAGGCCGGCAGGCACGAGGACGCGTTGGCCGCGATGCAGGAGTGTGTTGCGTTGCGACGACGGGATCCTGATCGGAACCCTCGGATGCTGGCCATCGGGTTGGACTGGCTCGCATCCGCGTTGCTCGCGCTTGGTCGGCGGTCGGAGGCGTTGGCGGCGGCGGAAGAAGGTGTGGCGCTGGTTCGCCACACGGGTGACGGGCAGGAACTGGCCACCGCACTGAACCGGTTGAGCTGCGCGCTGTTCGAACTGGGCCGCCACCAAGAGGCACTGGAGGCCGACGACGAGGCGCTGTCCATCCTGCGTGTGTGTGCCGAGGACGGTCCGCAGCACGACTTGTTGTCGATCGTGCTGAGCAACCGCGGCGCGATCCTCAACAGCCTGCGCCGGTACGAGGAAGCGATGGACGCCATCGCCGAGGCGGACCGGTTACGCGAATGGCGAGCGGACCAGCAGCCGACGAACCTGAACAACGCCGCTTCCGTCGACGTTGCGCTCGGCCGTTACGAGCAAGCCTTAACCTCTGCCGAACGAGCGGTCGAGGTGAGCCGTCGGATGGCTGGGCTCAACCCCCGACGCCACCGCATCACCCTGATCCACGCATTGGACCAGCTCGCTCACGTCCAGCTCCGACTCGTCCGATCGGACGTCGCTGTCACTGCCATACAGGAGGCGGTCGGTCTCGGCCGCCAAGGGACTCGGGTGGAGCTGATCACGGCCCTTGCGCGGTCTGTTGACGTGCTTGTCAAGATCGACCGCTACGCCGACGCGTTACCGGTGTGCCGGGAAGCTGTAACGCTACTGAGGGCCTCGGTCGAGGCCGAACCCGGCTCGCTGTCCATGTTGGTCGAGACACTGATCAAGCTGAGCGAGGTGCTACACGCCCTCAACCGTCCGGTCGACGCCCTCGACGCCGCGCGGACGGCCGTGGAGCTGACGAGCCGGTTCGACTTGGCTGAAGCTCTGGCGAAAGGCGGGGCCCTGATCAACCTGGGGGATCGGTACGCGAGCCTGGATCGCTCCGCTGAAGCGCTGGAGCACACGGTAGCTGGAGCGGAACTCCTACTATCTGTCGGGCATTCGGCCGCGCTTGTGTCCGCGCTAACCCGACTAGCATCCCTGCACCTCAAACTCGAACACCGCGATGAGGCATCGGCGGTAGTCGCCGAGGCTGTTCGCATCGGTCGAACGATCACTCTGATCGAGCCTAGCGACTTAGGGTTCGCGCTATGCCTTCTCGGGGAGATCCGTCTGGATTCCGGGGACGCTGAACAGGCTACCGCCGCATTCACCGAGGCAGTGCGGTTGTGCGCCATCCACGCAGAAGCAGGCCGCCGTCGCATGGCTGCGCTCGCTTCGGCCTTTCACGGCTTGGTCAACGCGCAGATCGCCACCGGTCACTATGACCAGGCGGCGGACAACTGTCAACGGGCTGTGGAGCTTTATGAGCGGCTGGCCAGCGTGGATGAGGAATACCTGCTCGGAGTGGTCGGCTCATCGAGAGACCTGCATAGCATCTTGATCAGGCTAGGACGTGTTGACGAGGCTGTTCCCGTTGCATACCGCAAAGCCGAGGCCGTCCGTCACCTGGCCTATCGAGAACATCGGTTCAGTGAGCTCCTGCAAGGCAGCTATATGGACCTGATAGCTACGCTGCGCTTGGCTGGCCACTTCGATCTCACTGAGCCCGTTGACTATCGACCTCATCGTCCGGCATGA
- a CDS encoding site-specific integrase — MWSAVDLEAGTLSVELTRTLVEGEVEEKGPKSEKGKRKLPLPKPPHAALKAYRARQAAEAIKAGDPYERSGFVLVDELGRPWKTDRLRRAIYKLMETAEVRKVRPYDARHACLTYLATSGIPDVIVSAWAGHADLSFTKRVYIHPNVEHLRQAADQLDDLLG, encoded by the coding sequence GTGTGGTCAGCCGTCGATCTGGAGGCCGGGACGCTGTCGGTTGAGCTGACGCGAACCCTCGTGGAGGGCGAGGTGGAGGAGAAGGGGCCGAAGTCGGAGAAGGGCAAGCGCAAGCTGCCCCTGCCGAAGCCCCCGCACGCGGCACTGAAGGCGTACAGGGCTCGGCAGGCCGCAGAGGCGATCAAGGCTGGCGACCCGTACGAGAGGTCCGGGTTCGTGCTCGTCGACGAACTGGGACGACCGTGGAAGACCGACCGGCTCCGGCGTGCGATCTACAAGCTGATGGAGACCGCCGAGGTGCGGAAGGTCCGCCCCTACGACGCCCGGCACGCCTGCCTGACCTACCTCGCCACCTCGGGCATCCCGGACGTGATCGTGAGCGCTTGGGCCGGGCACGCGGACCTCAGCTTCACCAAGCGGGTCTACATCCACCCGAACGTCGAGCACCTGAGGCAGGCGGCTGACCAGCTCGACGACCTGCTCGGCTGA
- a CDS encoding Arm DNA-binding domain-containing protein yields MGDPIKKIELKDGTTRYRFVIDVGRDPATGKRKQITKTYDTKKEARTEYAKIKHQTDEGTFVGPDKTTVSEWLDTWLKSTTVDVEKATAANYADALLPVRERLGGKRLQDVTEEDLDDLVSWMLTSGRKRGGKVGSGLGVRSIQLTLGRFRSSLNVAMRRKLVVRNVAQYTQIPREARRKAAAAAALRVPWSETEVRQFLASIRGHRLHAPVLLTLIGMRPAEACGLRVVSRRSGGRDAVG; encoded by the coding sequence GTGGGGGATCCGATCAAGAAGATCGAGCTGAAGGACGGTACGACGAGGTACCGGTTCGTGATCGACGTCGGGCGCGACCCGGCTACCGGCAAGCGCAAACAGATCACCAAGACCTACGACACCAAGAAAGAAGCCCGCACCGAGTACGCCAAGATCAAGCACCAGACCGACGAGGGGACGTTCGTCGGGCCGGACAAGACCACCGTGTCCGAGTGGCTGGACACCTGGTTGAAGTCCACGACGGTCGACGTCGAGAAGGCCACTGCCGCCAACTACGCCGACGCGCTGCTGCCGGTGAGGGAACGACTCGGCGGCAAGCGGCTCCAGGACGTCACCGAGGAAGACCTCGACGACCTGGTGAGCTGGATGCTCACCTCCGGGCGCAAGCGCGGCGGGAAGGTCGGCAGTGGTCTTGGAGTCCGCTCCATCCAGTTGACCCTGGGGCGGTTCAGGTCGTCCTTGAACGTGGCGATGCGGCGCAAGCTGGTCGTCCGGAACGTCGCCCAGTACACGCAGATCCCGCGTGAAGCGCGGCGCAAGGCAGCGGCTGCGGCAGCCCTGCGCGTGCCGTGGAGTGAGACGGAGGTGAGACAGTTCCTCGCCTCGATCCGCGGTCACAGGCTCCACGCGCCGGTGCTCCTGACGCTCATCGGGATGCGGCCCGCCGAGGCCTGCGGACTGCGTGTGGTCAGCCGTCGATCTGGAGGCCGGGACGCTGTCGGTTGA
- a CDS encoding helix-turn-helix transcriptional regulator → MGGSTLADRAAELREWITTGYARDLRVAAGLSQALVAQDCEVTASTVHRWETGGRLPRGRNITTYHGFLARLVEREWRGGEPDGE, encoded by the coding sequence ATGGGGGGATCGACACTCGCGGACCGCGCTGCGGAGCTACGCGAGTGGATCACGACTGGATATGCGCGCGACTTGCGTGTCGCTGCTGGACTGAGCCAAGCACTGGTGGCTCAGGACTGCGAAGTAACAGCGTCCACTGTGCACCGCTGGGAAACCGGCGGCCGCTTGCCCCGTGGCCGCAACATCACCACGTACCACGGCTTTTTGGCTCGTCTGGTCGAGCGGGAGTGGCGTGGAGGTGAGCCTGATGGGGAGTAG
- a CDS encoding AAA family ATPase, whose protein sequence is MRSVHDVDIRQTRFAWRNYLPVGEVALLVGKPGVGKSTVVVDLAAKLTTGQLDGTFRGEPQHVLYSITEDSESTLKARLIAAGGDPHRLHLVDAVYGDSPDGTPLIVNLDLDMVREVIEARKPALFVLDALNSSLSGQLNDNSIVRPQLEKLRHLAQRTGTTILGIGHFRKATAGVDPVDAIGGAGAYTQVVRHALGCAAEDDDNYVLSVIKSNVVSVSSVQSLAYRATSATVMADDGGETEVGRIVWQGHSATSVVDLLQRSAYDDGDERADAAAWLTDYLAERGGEAAVLELLAEGHRAGFSKDALKRAKTGAKVRSEKADFGGGWVWRINPTRFEGSEGSSTGGAAPFAPFVRPSQDEDDRSPL, encoded by the coding sequence GTGAGGTCGGTTCACGACGTCGACATCAGGCAGACGCGGTTCGCGTGGCGGAACTACCTACCCGTCGGTGAAGTCGCTTTGCTGGTCGGCAAACCCGGCGTCGGCAAGAGCACGGTTGTCGTGGACTTGGCGGCGAAATTGACCACAGGACAGCTCGATGGCACCTTCAGGGGCGAACCGCAGCACGTCCTGTACTCCATCACGGAGGATTCGGAGTCCACGCTCAAGGCCCGGCTCATCGCGGCCGGGGGAGACCCGCACCGGCTGCACCTGGTCGATGCCGTCTACGGCGACTCGCCCGACGGCACACCGCTGATCGTCAACCTCGACCTGGACATGGTGCGCGAGGTGATCGAAGCGCGGAAGCCAGCTCTCTTCGTGCTCGACGCGCTCAACTCGTCCCTGTCCGGACAGCTCAACGACAACTCCATCGTGCGTCCGCAGTTGGAGAAGTTGAGGCACCTGGCACAGCGGACGGGCACGACCATCCTGGGCATCGGCCACTTCCGGAAGGCGACAGCGGGTGTCGATCCGGTCGACGCCATCGGCGGCGCCGGGGCCTACACACAGGTCGTTCGGCACGCTCTGGGGTGCGCCGCGGAGGATGACGACAACTACGTCCTGTCGGTCATCAAGTCGAACGTGGTGTCGGTGTCGAGCGTTCAGTCGCTGGCCTACAGGGCTACCTCCGCCACCGTCATGGCCGACGACGGAGGCGAGACCGAGGTCGGTCGGATCGTCTGGCAAGGACATTCAGCGACCTCGGTCGTCGACCTCCTCCAGCGCTCCGCGTACGACGACGGGGACGAGCGGGCGGATGCTGCCGCATGGCTCACCGACTACCTGGCGGAGCGCGGCGGCGAGGCCGCAGTGCTGGAGTTGTTGGCCGAAGGACACCGGGCAGGCTTCTCCAAAGACGCCTTGAAGCGGGCCAAGACCGGAGCCAAAGTCCGCTCCGAGAAGGCCGACTTCGGCGGCGGCTGGGTGTGGCGGATCAACCCGACGAGGTTCGAAGGGAGCGAAGGGAGCAGCACAGGTGGCGCCGCTCCCTTCGCTCCCTTCGTGCGCCCTTCGCAGGATGAAGACGACCGTTCACCGCTGTAG